A single Arcobacter sp. FWKO B DNA region contains:
- a CDS encoding DarT ssDNA thymidine ADP-ribosyltransferase family protein, with amino-acid sequence MNKLEFIETFQSELSCKFKGTQNWWTKSLFHFTDILNAVSIINNKHIFSRAKTIEFGLMKNDNANDDVISRTCDEYKQYVRLYFGPSTPTQKNNEGIKPKEQIFNNAHCPIPIMFVFDFKKIFMLDDIKFTDGNLSKNPNIYNNIFDLNRLNFNLIYHRSWFYPEDRDAIINARHSEVLIKDDLSLDNNLRLIATRSEAEKETLIYQLPDELKIKYQNKIYVQPQTGIFINDWLYINKVSIVENQIHIDWHKCSNSLHCESKYYLLIEAKNIHTGTIRKFTQSNWYPTNSTLKINLPMDFNSRQFELSIKIDDIVAYHNLLHI; translated from the coding sequence TTGAATAAGTTGGAATTCATAGAAACATTTCAAAGCGAGCTTAGTTGTAAATTTAAAGGTACACAAAACTGGTGGACCAAATCATTATTTCATTTTACTGATATTTTAAATGCAGTATCAATTATAAACAATAAACACATATTTAGTAGAGCAAAAACTATAGAATTTGGTTTAATGAAAAATGATAATGCAAATGACGATGTTATTTCTCGTACATGCGATGAATATAAACAGTATGTAAGATTATATTTTGGTCCATCTACACCTACTCAAAAAAACAATGAGGGAATAAAACCTAAAGAACAAATTTTTAATAATGCTCATTGTCCTATCCCTATAATGTTTGTATTTGATTTTAAAAAAATATTTATGTTGGATGATATAAAATTTACTGATGGAAATTTATCAAAAAATCCTAATATCTATAACAATATATTTGATTTAAATAGGTTAAATTTTAATCTTATATATCATCGTTCGTGGTTTTATCCTGAAGATAGGGATGCTATAATTAATGCAAGACATTCTGAAGTTTTGATTAAAGATGATTTGAGTCTTGATAATAATTTAAGATTAATAGCTACACGCTCTGAAGCAGAAAAAGAAACACTTATTTATCAGTTGCCTGATGAATTGAAAATAAAGTATCAAAATAAAATTTATGTACAACCTCAAACGGGAATTTTTATTAATGATTGGTTGTATATAAACAAAGTCTCAATAGTAGAAAATCAAATACATATAGATTGGCATAAATGTTCAAATAGTTTACATTGTGAAAGTAAATATTATTTGTTGATAGAAGCTAAAAATATACACACAGGAACTATAAGAAAGTTTACACAATCCAATTGGTATCCTACAAATTCTACACTAAAAATAAATTTACCTATGGATTTTAATAGCAGACAGTTTGAACTTTCTATAAAAATTGATGATATTGTCGCTTATCATAATTTATTACATATATAA
- a CDS encoding macro domain-containing protein, with amino-acid sequence MINYIQGNLFTSNAKVLVNTVNTVGVMGKGIAADFKKIYPKMFDEYKKLCDDNSFDIGDLYLYKTSNKWILNFPTKKHWKNPSTVEYIEKGLKRLLEESAKLQITDIAMPKLGCGNGGLDWETEVKPVVEKYLKKAPINVSIYDFDKDIIPEHLKQKDIEEWLKSDADNLTFSIFFEDLKEFYAGSLLPKSVLLNGINYEVVYDIENEAFYMYNKSIKRVISKEDLKTLFYVLKTTGKLCKENLYSESQEYSNEILDFISHLSYIVKNDNKIVLNYTKQLINAEVFDFE; translated from the coding sequence ATGATTAACTATATTCAAGGTAACCTTTTTACTTCTAATGCAAAAGTTTTGGTCAATACGGTAAATACAGTAGGCGTGATGGGCAAGGGAATAGCTGCTGATTTTAAGAAGATATATCCAAAAATGTTTGATGAATACAAAAAGTTATGTGACGATAATAGTTTTGATATTGGTGATTTGTATCTTTATAAAACATCAAATAAGTGGATACTTAATTTTCCTACAAAAAAACATTGGAAAAATCCATCAACCGTAGAATATATTGAAAAAGGCTTAAAAAGACTTTTAGAGGAATCTGCTAAGTTACAGATTACAGATATAGCTATGCCAAAGCTTGGATGTGGCAACGGCGGTCTTGATTGGGAGACGGAAGTAAAGCCTGTTGTTGAAAAATATTTAAAAAAAGCTCCTATTAATGTTTCTATTTATGATTTCGATAAGGATATAATTCCTGAGCATTTAAAGCAAAAGGATATAGAAGAGTGGTTAAAATCAGATGCTGATAATTTGACTTTTTCAATATTTTTTGAAGACTTAAAAGAGTTTTATGCTGGTTCATTGTTACCTAAATCGGTATTATTGAACGGAATTAATTATGAAGTTGTATATGATATAGAAAATGAAGCTTTCTATATGTATAACAAAAGCATTAAAAGAGTTATTTCAAAAGAAGATCTTAAAACTTTATTCTATGTGTTAAAAACAACAGGTAAGCTTTGTAAAGAGAATTTATATAGTGAATCACAAGAATATAGTAACGAGATATTGGATTTTATTTCTCATCTTTCTTATATAGTAAAAAATGATAATAAAATAGTTCTTAATTATACAAAACAACTTATAAATGCAGAGGTTTTTGACTTTGAATAA
- a CDS encoding MraY family glycosyltransferase yields MTYLILFILSFTLTYLIKNYAIKKSLVAQVNERSSHTVPTPHGGGIAIAITWFVGLCYLYITDGINTSLFYAFSAGILISVVSFFDDLYELSPKIRLIVQSSVAITGLIAIGGLQSIDLGLFAIENQFITNLFAFLLIVWYINLTNFIDGINGYVGSMFVFLGVAGLILVGDVYFGVLIASVLGFLYWNWNKAKIFMGDVGSTLLGYNIAIITLYYANEQSTNLWLWIILFGLFWLDATVTLIRRKLNGEKLSQAHKKHAYQRLTQAGWSHYKVTNYSIALNIVLFSIVYFVHNIFLAFFIAIIVLSLSIKYVDNKKRFE; encoded by the coding sequence ATGACATATTTAATACTATTTATACTTTCTTTCACTCTTACATACCTTATAAAAAACTATGCTATAAAAAAATCACTTGTAGCACAAGTAAATGAGCGAAGTAGTCATACCGTACCTACTCCTCACGGTGGAGGTATTGCTATTGCAATTACTTGGTTTGTAGGGCTTTGCTATTTGTATATTACAGATGGTATCAATACATCACTTTTTTATGCATTTAGTGCAGGTATTTTGATATCTGTAGTGAGTTTTTTTGATGATTTATATGAGCTAAGCCCAAAAATAAGGCTTATAGTCCAATCATCTGTTGCTATTACAGGTTTGATAGCTATTGGAGGTCTTCAAAGTATAGACCTTGGATTATTTGCTATAGAAAATCAGTTCATTACAAATCTTTTTGCTTTTTTACTTATAGTTTGGTATATCAATCTTACCAATTTTATAGACGGTATCAACGGCTATGTGGGTAGTATGTTTGTATTTTTGGGTGTTGCAGGGCTTATACTTGTAGGTGATGTATATTTTGGTGTATTAATCGCTTCTGTCCTTGGTTTTTTGTATTGGAACTGGAATAAAGCTAAGATTTTTATGGGAGATGTTGGAAGTACTCTTCTTGGATACAATATAGCAATAATCACATTGTACTATGCAAATGAGCAATCAACAAATCTATGGCTATGGATTATTTTGTTTGGATTGTTTTGGCTTGATGCTACTGTGACTTTGATAAGAAGAAAGCTAAACGGAGAGAAACTATCGCAAGCTCACAAAAAACACGCTTATCAAAGACTAACCCAAGCAGGTTGGAGTCACTATAAAGTGACTAATTATTCTATCGCTTTAAATATTGTACTTTTTTCAATAGTCTATTTCGTACATAATATATTTTTGGCTTTTTTTATCGCTATTATAGTATTATCACTCAGTATAAAATATGTAGATAATAAAAAAAGGTTTGAATAA
- a CDS encoding type II toxin-antitoxin system Phd/YefM family antitoxin yields MQPILANYTASITELKKSPTQLLKDAGDEAVAILNHNVVSAYLVPSHMYEKMMEVMDEYYLSKEVEERLKDNQKPIRVELDECR; encoded by the coding sequence ATGCAACCAATATTAGCGAACTATACAGCAAGTATAACTGAGCTTAAAAAATCACCCACTCAACTACTCAAAGATGCTGGAGATGAAGCAGTAGCTATACTAAATCACAATGTAGTAAGTGCATATCTTGTACCAAGTCATATGTATGAAAAGATGATGGAAGTTATGGATGAGTATTATCTGAGTAAAGAAGTTGAAGAAAGGCTCAAAGACAATCAAAAACCAATAAGAGTAGAATTAGATGAGTGTAGGTAA
- a CDS encoding NAD-dependent epimerase/dehydratase family protein, which yields MKIIITGANGFVGSYFVEKYSSKYEIKTFSFRKDDINTLDCSGVDVVFHLSALVHQMGGASEQEYERVNVTQTLELAKKAKESGVKHFVFMSTVKVYGEETDSKYTENSECHPDDEYGKSKLKAENELLELSDEGLGFRVSIIRTPIIYGYGVKANIKSLVNLVNKVPVLPFGGIENRRSMVYIGNLCHLVDVLISQQKSGVFLASDDEPLSTSKLIELIAKNLHKKIYLIKIPFFQTLLKMLKPSFHKRLYGSLEVDNTITKERLNLKNPYSVENGISLMLKDISG from the coding sequence TTGAAAATTATAATTACAGGGGCTAATGGATTTGTAGGCTCATATTTTGTTGAGAAATATAGTTCAAAATATGAGATAAAAACTTTTAGTTTTAGAAAAGATGATATAAATACTTTGGATTGTAGTGGTGTAGATGTAGTTTTTCATCTCTCAGCTTTGGTTCATCAAATGGGTGGAGCAAGTGAGCAAGAGTATGAGAGGGTAAATGTCACTCAGACTTTGGAACTCGCAAAAAAAGCAAAAGAATCTGGCGTAAAGCACTTTGTATTTATGAGTACGGTTAAAGTATATGGGGAAGAAACTGATAGTAAATATACAGAAAATAGTGAGTGTCATCCAGATGATGAATATGGTAAAAGTAAACTAAAAGCAGAGAATGAGTTGCTAGAGCTTAGTGATGAGGGCTTAGGGTTTAGAGTATCAATAATACGAACTCCTATTATTTATGGATATGGTGTAAAAGCAAATATCAAATCTCTTGTGAATCTAGTAAATAAAGTTCCAGTATTGCCTTTTGGTGGGATTGAAAATAGAAGAAGTATGGTTTATATTGGTAATCTTTGTCATTTGGTTGATGTTTTGATATCCCAACAAAAATCAGGGGTATTTTTAGCTAGTGATGATGAGCCACTTAGTACATCAAAACTTATTGAACTAATAGCAAAGAATTTACATAAGAAGATATATCTAATAAAAATACCATTTTTCCAAACTTTATTGAAAATGCTAAAACCGTCATTTCACAAAAGACTTTATGGAAGCTTGGAAGTTGATAATACTATCACAAAAGAGAGATTAAATTTAAAAAATCCATACAGTGTGGAAAATGGGATATCTTTGATGCTTAAAGATATTAGTGGTTAG
- a CDS encoding RNA-binding domain-containing protein: MTNKHTVQTTETHRVEFKKTLTDSLEKEVVAFLNYHEGGLIYIGVDVNGIVVGCENPDEYQLKIKDRLKHNISPSCLGLFEVILEIVENKYIIKIIVASGRETPYYIKKNGMSEKGCYIRVGSSSEPMSQVMIEDLFARRVRNSLSKIKSHRQDLTFEQLKIYYEEKGLKLNDKFASNLELLTEDGHYNYVAYLLADTNGTSIKVAKYAGKNKIDLIENNEYGYCSLIKATHKVLDKLDIENKTAAQITHKTRVETPLWNKVALREAVINAMVHNDYTTELPPVFEIYSDRIEITSSGGISTIKNLEDFFAGYSKPINRELMRVFKDVELVEHLGSGLGRILEVYGKDSFEVSQNFMRNIFYSSEKIVDAKATDQATDQATDQATDQAILKFCKEPKTTKEIMNFIDMKHKTYFRQNVLNPLLEQGLLELTIPDKPKSPNQKYKAKVK; encoded by the coding sequence ATGACAAACAAACACACGGTACAAACTACTGAAACCCACAGAGTAGAATTCAAAAAAACTTTAACAGATAGTTTAGAAAAAGAGGTTGTAGCTTTTTTGAACTATCATGAGGGTGGTTTGATATATATTGGTGTGGATGTAAATGGTATTGTAGTTGGATGTGAGAATCCAGATGAATATCAACTTAAAATAAAAGATAGACTAAAGCATAATATTTCGCCATCATGCCTAGGATTGTTTGAAGTTATCTTGGAAATTGTAGAAAACAAATATATTATAAAAATCATAGTTGCAAGCGGTAGAGAAACTCCTTATTACATCAAGAAAAATGGTATGTCAGAAAAAGGTTGCTATATCCGTGTAGGAAGTAGTAGTGAACCTATGAGTCAAGTCATGATAGAAGATTTATTTGCAAGAAGAGTTAGAAATTCACTTAGTAAAATCAAATCACATCGTCAAGATTTGACATTTGAACAACTTAAGATTTACTATGAAGAAAAGGGCTTGAAACTAAATGATAAGTTTGCTTCCAATCTGGAGCTTTTGACCGAAGATGGACACTATAACTATGTAGCATATTTACTTGCTGACACAAATGGAACATCTATAAAAGTGGCGAAATATGCAGGTAAAAATAAAATAGACTTGATAGAAAACAATGAGTATGGATATTGTTCACTCATAAAGGCTACCCATAAAGTTTTAGATAAACTAGATATAGAAAACAAAACAGCTGCACAAATAACTCATAAAACTAGAGTAGAAACACCTTTATGGAATAAAGTGGCTCTTAGAGAAGCTGTTATAAATGCCATGGTTCACAATGATTACACTACAGAATTACCACCTGTTTTTGAGATATACAGTGACAGAATAGAGATAACATCAAGTGGTGGTATTTCAACTATTAAAAATCTTGAAGACTTTTTTGCAGGATATTCAAAACCTATAAATCGAGAACTAATGAGAGTATTTAAAGATGTGGAGTTAGTGGAACATCTAGGCTCTGGATTAGGTAGAATACTAGAAGTTTACGGAAAAGATAGTTTTGAAGTTAGTCAAAATTTTATGAGAAATATTTTTTATTCCAGTGAAAAAATAGTTGATGCTAAAGCTACTGACCAAGCTACTGACCAAGCTACTGACCAAGCTACTGACCAAGCTATATTGAAATTTTGTAAAGAACCAAAGACAACCAAAGAGATTATGAACTTTATTGATATGAAGCACAAAACATATTTTAGGCAGAATGTTTTAAATCCATTGTTGGAACAAGGACTTTTGGAACTCACAATACCAGATAAACCAAAAAGTCCAAATCAAAAATATAAAGCAAAGGTCAAATAA
- a CDS encoding glycosyltransferase, translating to MRILQLGRFYPPSIGGIETVMYDITEGLNNYKDVSCDVLCSSKNYTYEENIYDKYKVIRTKSYGIYFSTSITPQMIFKLKKIIKEYDILHIHLPDPMANIVLMFVDSSKQKIVLHWHSDIVKQKYLLKIYEPFQDWMMKKANKIIATTPKYIYESKYLQKYKDKCVSIPIGIDKNKLSIDVHEVNSIREKYKNKKIIFSLGRLVYYKGFEYLIEAAKYLSEEYIILIGGTGPLHAKLVHKIKLYNLENKVKLLGRIDDKELGNYYAACDIYCLSSVEKSEAFAIVQIEAMSFSKPIVATQIKGSGVDWVNKHHESGINVLPKNGKELAEAIMKVTLDKELYSKYSQGAKNRFEEYFHRKTMVESIYKLYNELLK from the coding sequence ATGAGAATTTTACAATTAGGAAGATTTTATCCACCAAGTATAGGAGGAATAGAGACTGTAATGTATGACATTACAGAAGGGTTAAATAATTATAAAGATGTTTCATGTGATGTTTTATGTTCAAGTAAAAATTATACTTATGAAGAAAATATTTATGATAAATATAAAGTTATAAGAACTAAGTCTTATGGGATATACTTTTCTACCTCAATTACACCTCAAATGATTTTTAAACTAAAAAAGATTATTAAAGAATATGATATTTTACATATTCATTTGCCTGATCCTATGGCTAATATTGTGTTAATGTTTGTTGATAGTTCTAAGCAAAAAATTGTTTTACATTGGCATAGTGATATTGTAAAACAAAAATATTTATTAAAGATATATGAGCCTTTTCAAGATTGGATGATGAAAAAAGCTAATAAAATAATCGCAACAACACCAAAATATATCTATGAATCTAAATATTTACAGAAATATAAAGATAAATGTGTATCAATTCCTATTGGAATAGATAAAAATAAATTAAGTATTGATGTCCATGAAGTGAATAGCATAAGAGAAAAATATAAAAATAAGAAAATCATTTTTTCTCTTGGCAGATTGGTTTATTATAAAGGATTTGAGTATTTAATTGAAGCTGCAAAGTATCTTTCAGAAGAGTATATTATATTAATTGGTGGAACTGGTCCACTTCATGCCAAACTTGTACATAAAATTAAATTGTATAATCTAGAAAATAAAGTAAAATTACTTGGACGAATAGATGATAAGGAGTTAGGAAATTATTATGCCGCATGTGATATTTATTGTCTTTCATCAGTTGAAAAGTCTGAAGCATTTGCAATAGTCCAAATTGAAGCAATGAGTTTTTCCAAACCTATTGTAGCAACTCAAATTAAAGGTTCAGGAGTAGATTGGGTTAATAAACATCACGAAAGTGGTATAAATGTTCTTCCTAAGAATGGAAAAGAATTAGCTGAAGCAATTATGAAAGTAACTTTAGATAAAGAACTTTATTCAAAATATTCACAAGGAGCTAAAAATAGGTTTGAAGAATATTTTCATAGAAAAACTATGGTGGAAAGTATCTATAAGTTATACAATGAGCTGCTGAAATGA
- a CDS encoding glycosyltransferase family 4 protein has product MSKIVVVADFVYPNYTGGSARYVYDMIKGFDYNNINFLLITRRKHGVFSLENEQDKYYTKLKNKNKVIEISGVGDIYNSFKYINKDDILNIHHPILGVFYSFFKHTKVNTYFFHGPFHEEYKSTCNKKIGFFIRFILQKVVLIKADKILVLSDFMKDKVLHIHKKAEIFKVGPIFDSEKFKCNISKDELRKKYKIPLHKKVLFTSRRLTNRTGVLELSEKFIRDFDNAKWHLIIVGKGDLQNKLEKQIKNIRSINYFNFVKENELVELMSLSDVYVLPTKELEGFGLVILEALSLGLPVVVSNKAGGGTEFIKSLDSNLVFNYDDFSNRLRESIHYALNNNINIDIKHFDYKKVSRGIFNVLKS; this is encoded by the coding sequence ATGAGTAAAATTGTAGTAGTCGCAGATTTTGTATATCCAAACTATACTGGTGGTTCTGCAAGATATGTATATGATATGATTAAAGGGTTTGACTATAATAATATAAATTTTTTATTAATTACTAGAAGAAAACATGGTGTGTTTTCGTTAGAAAATGAACAAGATAAATATTATACAAAACTTAAAAATAAAAATAAAGTCATAGAGATATCTGGAGTTGGTGATATATATAATAGTTTTAAATATATAAATAAAGATGATATACTAAATATACACCACCCTATATTAGGTGTCTTTTATAGTTTTTTTAAACATACTAAAGTTAATACTTATTTTTTTCATGGACCATTTCATGAAGAATATAAGTCAACTTGTAATAAAAAAATAGGATTCTTTATTAGGTTTATATTACAAAAAGTTGTTTTGATTAAAGCTGATAAAATATTAGTTCTTTCAGATTTTATGAAAGATAAAGTTTTACATATTCATAAAAAAGCGGAAATTTTTAAAGTAGGACCTATATTTGATAGTGAAAAATTCAAGTGTAATATTTCTAAAGATGAATTAAGAAAAAAATATAAAATTCCATTACATAAGAAAGTGTTGTTTACAAGTAGAAGATTAACAAATAGAACTGGTGTATTAGAATTATCAGAAAAGTTTATAAGAGATTTTGATAATGCTAAATGGCATTTAATAATTGTAGGAAAAGGTGATTTACAAAATAAACTAGAAAAGCAAATTAAAAATATAAGGAGTATTAATTATTTTAATTTTGTAAAAGAAAACGAATTAGTAGAACTGATGTCATTATCTGATGTATATGTATTGCCAACTAAAGAATTAGAAGGTTTTGGACTTGTTATATTAGAGGCATTATCTTTAGGTTTACCTGTTGTAGTTAGTAACAAAGCTGGAGGAGGAACTGAATTCATAAAATCTTTAGATAGTAATTTAGTATTTAATTATGATGATTTTTCTAATCGTTTAAGAGAATCTATTCATTATGCATTAAATAATAATATAAATATTGATATTAAACATTTTGATTATAAAAAAGTAAGTAGAGGTATTTTTAATGTTCTTAAATCATAA
- a CDS encoding glycosyltransferase family 2 protein produces the protein MNNIVVSIIMSNYNGFKKLHNTIKSVLEQSFKDFEFIIIDDGSTDDSKSQVLNCNDERIVFVENEENLGLTKNLIKGVNLAKGKYIARIDVGDYWAEDKLKKQIDFLEKNKEYIICGTQVNYFDNNGVVNKSWFSNEDKDVRKRFLSQEGIFEHSSIMFRNIINYREQFQYSQDLDLYLRISFLGKLYCLDEALTFSEINLEGITLKKRYLQRQYQRYAYKYYKQRFESGKDEIDLKEVAILKVRSSFLDRILNNTSMYFYKKYVFNRTLKKNIILWVTPLVISLIIYPPYLLDYLKKLQGIVSK, from the coding sequence ATGAATAACATAGTTGTAAGTATTATAATGAGTAATTATAATGGTTTTAAAAAATTACATAATACTATAAAATCTGTTCTTGAACAAAGTTTCAAAGATTTTGAATTTATTATAATAGATGATGGTTCTACAGACGATAGTAAATCTCAAGTTTTAAATTGTAATGATGAAAGAATAGTATTTGTAGAAAATGAAGAAAATTTGGGACTTACAAAAAATTTAATTAAGGGTGTAAATTTAGCTAAAGGTAAATATATAGCTAGAATTGATGTTGGTGATTATTGGGCTGAAGATAAATTAAAAAAACAAATTGATTTTTTAGAAAAGAATAAAGAATATATTATCTGTGGTACACAGGTTAATTATTTTGACAATAATGGTGTTGTAAATAAATCTTGGTTTTCTAATGAAGATAAAGATGTTAGAAAAAGATTTTTATCTCAGGAGGGGATTTTTGAACATTCTTCAATAATGTTTAGAAATATAATAAATTATAGAGAACAATTTCAATATTCTCAGGATCTGGATTTATATCTAAGAATATCTTTTTTGGGTAAACTTTATTGCTTGGATGAAGCATTGACATTTTCTGAAATAAACCTTGAGGGTATTACATTAAAAAAACGGTATTTGCAAAGACAATATCAAAGATATGCTTATAAATACTATAAGCAAAGATTTGAAAGTGGAAAAGATGAAATCGATTTAAAAGAAGTTGCAATACTAAAGGTTAGAAGTTCTTTTCTTGATAGAATACTTAATAATACTTCAATGTACTTTTATAAAAAATATGTGTTTAATAGAACATTAAAGAAAAATATAATTTTATGGGTCACACCTCTAGTTATTTCATTAATAATTTATCCTCCATATTTATTGGATTATCTTAAAAAACTACAAGGAATAGTTTCAAAATGA
- a CDS encoding glycosyltransferase, producing the protein MKHKKLLIFFPNCEQGGTERVISILSKYFNDDYELTLVTLCKNDLKYEYVSNRNIVIENNFINKYEFKNKINRYVSWIKSTNSILEEIKPDIVLTFGEIPNFLVLLLKIFKKSKSKVIINIRNSESLFLEKAQFGSLIKLSMKYMYNKADLILTNSNGNKRDLIDHIYVRKNIEVVYNPVSIVNNLEKDEREKKRIINIGRLDKQKAQHYLLESFAKVKEQVEDVELLIIGKGEREEELKALTKQLKIENDVKFLGWQDNPFYWLQNSDVFVLTSLWEGMPNVVIESMACKCPVISFDCPSGPNEIINKPNENGILVEVGDVDKLTKDIVKVLSDDEYRQELSKSAYIRALDFEQSKIYSKFREKIEECLNYE; encoded by the coding sequence ATGAAGCATAAAAAGTTATTAATTTTTTTCCCAAACTGCGAACAAGGTGGAACGGAAAGAGTTATATCAATATTATCTAAGTATTTTAATGATGACTATGAATTAACTTTAGTTACACTTTGTAAAAATGATTTGAAATATGAGTATGTTTCAAACAGGAATATAGTTATTGAAAATAACTTTATTAATAAATATGAATTCAAAAATAAGATTAATAGATATGTATCTTGGATAAAAAGCACGAATAGTATTTTAGAAGAGATAAAACCTGATATAGTTTTGACATTTGGAGAAATTCCAAACTTTTTAGTACTTCTATTAAAAATATTTAAAAAATCCAAATCAAAAGTAATTATAAATATTAGAAATAGTGAGTCTCTTTTTTTGGAAAAAGCACAATTTGGAAGCTTGATTAAACTAAGTATGAAGTATATGTATAATAAAGCAGATCTGATACTGACAAATTCAAATGGTAATAAGAGAGATTTGATAGATCATATCTATGTGAGAAAAAATATTGAAGTTGTATACAATCCAGTTTCTATTGTAAATAATTTAGAGAAAGATGAACGAGAAAAGAAGAGAATAATCAATATTGGAAGACTTGATAAGCAAAAAGCCCAACACTATTTACTAGAGAGTTTTGCAAAAGTAAAAGAGCAGGTAGAAGATGTTGAATTGTTGATAATAGGAAAAGGTGAGAGAGAAGAAGAATTGAAAGCTTTAACTAAACAATTAAAAATAGAGAATGATGTAAAGTTTTTAGGATGGCAAGATAATCCTTTTTATTGGTTGCAAAATAGTGATGTGTTTGTATTAACATCTCTTTGGGAAGGTATGCCAAATGTAGTAATAGAGTCAATGGCTTGTAAATGCCCAGTAATATCATTTGATTGTCCATCAGGACCAAATGAGATAATAAATAAACCAAATGAAAATGGGATATTAGTAGAAGTAGGAGATGTAGATAAGTTAACTAAAGATATAGTAAAAGTGTTGAGTGATGATGAATACAGACAAGAGTTATCTAAAAGTGCTTACATTAGGGCTTTAGATTTTGAACAGTCTAAAATATACAGTAAATTTAGAGAAAAAATAGAAGAGTGTCTGAATTATGAATAA